One genomic segment of Sminthopsis crassicaudata isolate SCR6 chromosome 2, ASM4859323v1, whole genome shotgun sequence includes these proteins:
- the DPEP1 gene encoding dipeptidase 1, which produces MWIWWFWSCLALCTADSYRDEAVRIMSELPLIDGHNDLPWQILNKFQGKLQDLKANLTSLEGTHTNIPKLKKGFVGGQFWSAYVPCDTQNKDAVKKTLEQIDLIQRMCQMYPETFMYVTSSSGIKQAFAEKKVASLIGVEGGHSIDSSLGVLRTMYYLGMRYMTLTHSCNTPWADNWLVDKGDDKAQSNGLSEFGKEVVKEMNRLGVIIDLSHVSEATMKAVLNLSRAPVIFSHSSAYHLCAHKRNVPDNILKMVNKTRSLVMVNFYNEYVSCKKDATLSQVADHLDYIKNIAGPGAVGFGGDYDGVENVPTGLEDVSTYPDLIAELLRRKWTETEVKNALAYNLLRVFEEVEKVSNHSALPNESRIKYTELEGNCKTSFGFPDHSHQHLPGALPAVLTFLLYLWLL; this is translated from the exons ATGTGGATTTGGTGGTTTTGGTCTTGTCTGGCACTCTGCACAGCAGACTCATACAGGGATGAAGCAGTGAGAATCATGAGTGAGTTGCCCTTAATCGATGG ACACAATGATCTCCCATGGCAAATACTGAATAAATTCCAAGGGAAGCTGCAGGATCTGAAAGCCAACCTGACCTCCTTGGAGGGGACACACACCAATATTCCGAAGCTGAAGAAGGGCTTCGTGGGTGGCCAG TTCTGGTCGGCTTACGTGCCCTGTGATACCCAGAACAAAGATGCAGTGAAGAAAACCCTAGAGCAGATAGACCTCATTCAGAGAATGTGCCAGATGTACCCTGAGACCTTCATGTATGTCACCAGCAGTTCAG GTATAAAGCAGGCTTTCGCCGAGAAGAAAGTGGCCAGCCTGATCGGTGTGGAGGGTGGCCACTCCATTGACAGCAGTCTAGGTGTCCTCCGGACAATGTACTACCTGGGCATGCGGTATATGACACTTACCCACAGCTGTAACACACCCTG GGCTGACAACTGGCTGGTGGATAAAGGAGATGACAAAGCCCAGAGCAATGGCCTGTCAGAATTTGGAAAA GAGGTGGTGAAAGAAATGAATCGCTTGGGCGTGATTATCGACCTGTCCCACGTGTCTGAGGCCACCATGAAGGCTGTGCTGAACCTGTCTCGGGCCCCTGTGATCTTCAGCCACTCCTCTGCCTATCACTTGTGTGCCCATAAACGCAATGTGCCAGATAACATCCTCAAGATGGTG AACAAGACCAGAAGTCTGGTGATGGTGAATTTCTACAATGAATATGTTTCCTGCAAGAAAGATGCTACTCTGTCTCAAGTAGCAG ATCATCTGGATTACATCAAGAATATTGCTGGTCCAGGAGCTGTGGGCTTTGGTGGGGACTACGATGGTGTTGAAAA tgtCCCTACAGGGCTAGAGGATGTCTCCACTTACCCAGACCTGATAGCTGAACTTCTCAGGAGAAAATGGACTGAAACAGAAGTGAAAAATGCCTTGGCCTATAATCTGCTAAGGGTCTTTGAAGAGGTAGAGAAG GTAAGCAACCACAGTGCCCTGCCTAATGAGAGCCGCATCAAATATACTGAGCTGGAAGGTAATTGCAAGACCTCCTTTGGCTTTCCGGACCACAGCCATCAGCACCTGCCTGGAGCCTTACCTGCAGTTCTCACTTTTCTACTTTACCTCTGGCTGCTATGA